Sequence from the Fusobacterium periodonticum 1_1_41FAA genome:
CTTCAAGAACAGTTGAAGAAAATGTTGCTTTTGCATTAGAAATTGCAAATTGGAATAAAAATGAAATAAAAGAAAGAGTAGCTATGCTTCTTGATATTGTAGGATTATCTGATAAAGCTAAGTATTATCCTAGTCAATTAAGTGGTGGACAAAAACAAAGAGTTTCTATAGCTAGAGCCTTAGCAAATAATCCAGACATCTTATTATCAGATGAGGCTACTTCAGCTCTTGATCCTAAGACAACAAAATCTATTTTGGAGTTAATTAAGGAAATTCAACAAAAATTTTCATTGACAGTTGTGATGATAACTCACCAAATGGAAGTTGTAAAAGAAGTTTGTAATAGAGTTGCAATAATGTCTGATGGAAGAATAGTTGAAGAAGGTGGAGTACATCATATATTTGCTGATCCTAAGAATGAGATAACGAAAGAATTAATTTCTTATGTTCATCAACAAACTGATACAGAAATAGATTACTTACATCATAGAGGTAAAAAGATAGTCAAAGTTAAATTCTTAGGAACATCTACACAAGAGCCAATAATTTCAAAAGTAATTAAGGAATATGGCATTGATATCAGTGTTTTAGGTGGAACTATAGATAAATTAGCAACAATGAATATAGGACATCTTTACCTTGAATTAGATGGTGACTTAAGTGCCCAAGACAAAGCTATTGAATTGATGAAAACTATGGATGTCATTGTGGAGGTGATATATAATGGATATTAGTTCTTTAATCGAACCTCTTTTTGAGAACTTTGAAAACCCCATTATAAGTATGCTAGCTGTTTCAACAGTTGAAACTCTATATATGGTTTTACTTTCAACTTTATTCTCATTACTTTTAGGTTTTCCAATAGGAATTTTACTTGTTATAACAAAAGAAGGTGGCATATATGAAATGAAAAAATTCAATGCTATCTTAGGAGTTATAATAAATGCTTTAAGATCTTTCCCTTTCATAATCTTGATGATAATTTTATTTCCTTTATCAAGATTTGTAGTTGGAACAACAATAGGAGCTACTGCAGCTGTTGTACCTTTATCGATAGGAGCTGCACCTTTTGTAGCTAGAATAGTTGAAGGAGCTTTACTTGAAGTAGATCCTGGACTTGTAGAAGCCAGTCAAAGTATGGGAGCTAGTAACTCAAAAATTATCTTTAAGGTTATGTTACCTGAATGTTATCCAACTTTAGTTCATGGTATTGTTGTAACAATAATCAGCTTGATTGGTTACTCTGCAATGGCAGGAACAATAGGGGCTGGAGGACTTGGAGACTTAGCTATAAGATTTGGTTATTTAAGATTTAAGTTAGACATAATGATTTATGCAATAATTATAATTATCATCTTGGTTCAAATTATACAATCAGTTGGTAATTACATTGTAAATAGAAGACTAAAAAAAATAGGAAAATAAATAAGGAGGAAAGTTATGAAATTTACAAAATTAATCGGAAATGTAGGAGCGTTTTTATTATTATCTGTGGGAGCATTAGCTGGAACAATCAAAGTAGGAGCAACACCTGTTCCTCATGCTGAAATATTAGAGTTGATTAAACCTGATTTAAAGAAACAAGGAGTTGAATTAAAGATAGTTGAATTTACAGACTATGTAACACCTAACTTAGCATTAGCTGATAAAGAAATAGATGCTAACTTCTTTCAACACAAGCCTTATCTTGATAAGTTCGTTGAAGAAAGAAAATTAAATCTAGTTTCAATTGGAAATGTCCATGTTGAACCACTTGGATTATATTCTAAAAAAATTAAATCAATCAATGATTTAAAGAAAGGTGATACTATAGCAATACCAAATGACCCATCAAATGGAGGAAGAGCATTAATCTTATTACACAATAAAGGAGTAATCACTCTAAAAGATCCTAAAAACTTATTTGCAACTGAATTTGATATAGTTAAAAACCCTAAAAAAATCAAATTTAAACCAACTGAAGTTGCACAATTACCAAGAATTTTACCTGATGTAACTGCTGCTGTCATAAATGGAAACTATGCTTTACAAGCTAACTTATCACCAGCTAAAGATTCTATAATTTTAGAAGGTAAAGAATCTCCATATGCAAACATACTAGTTGTTCGTAAAGGTGATGAAAAGAAAGAAGATATACAAAAATTACTAAAAGCTCTTCGTAGCCAAAAAGTAAAAGACTATATCAATAAAAAATATAGTGATGGTTCAGTTGTACCTGCATTCTAATATCTAAATATAAAAAGAGGCTGTCGCATATTATAATCTTAATCCAAAAGTAAAAAATAAGTGAGTTAC
This genomic interval carries:
- a CDS encoding MetQ/NlpA family ABC transporter substrate-binding protein, with product MKFTKLIGNVGAFLLLSVGALAGTIKVGATPVPHAEILELIKPDLKKQGVELKIVEFTDYVTPNLALADKEIDANFFQHKPYLDKFVEERKLNLVSIGNVHVEPLGLYSKKIKSINDLKKGDTIAIPNDPSNGGRALILLHNKGVITLKDPKNLFATEFDIVKNPKKIKFKPTEVAQLPRILPDVTAAVINGNYALQANLSPAKDSIILEGKESPYANILVVRKGDEKKEDIQKLLKALRSQKVKDYINKKYSDGSVVPAF
- a CDS encoding methionine ABC transporter ATP-binding protein; protein product: MITLEKVNKVYSNGLHAVKDVSLKVNRGDIFGIIGLSGAGKSSLIRLINRLEEPTSGKIFINGENVLEFNKKQLLERRKKIGMIFQHFNLLSSRTVEENVAFALEIANWNKNEIKERVAMLLDIVGLSDKAKYYPSQLSGGQKQRVSIARALANNPDILLSDEATSALDPKTTKSILELIKEIQQKFSLTVVMITHQMEVVKEVCNRVAIMSDGRIVEEGGVHHIFADPKNEITKELISYVHQQTDTEIDYLHHRGKKIVKVKFLGTSTQEPIISKVIKEYGIDISVLGGTIDKLATMNIGHLYLELDGDLSAQDKAIELMKTMDVIVEVIYNGY
- a CDS encoding methionine ABC transporter permease — translated: MDISSLIEPLFENFENPIISMLAVSTVETLYMVLLSTLFSLLLGFPIGILLVITKEGGIYEMKKFNAILGVIINALRSFPFIILMIILFPLSRFVVGTTIGATAAVVPLSIGAAPFVARIVEGALLEVDPGLVEASQSMGASNSKIIFKVMLPECYPTLVHGIVVTIISLIGYSAMAGTIGAGGLGDLAIRFGYLRFKLDIMIYAIIIIIILVQIIQSVGNYIVNRRLKKIGK